Within Macaca nemestrina isolate mMacNem1 chromosome 12, mMacNem.hap1, whole genome shotgun sequence, the genomic segment AGGCCAGCAGAGGCGGTCTGGGGTAGCAGGCAGAGGTAGAGGAGGAGGGAGGTTTTTAGAAAGCTGACAGGGCAGGAGCCCTGTGACCCAGGCTTTCACTTCTCCTAAACACCCAGTTGCGCCATGTGATGCAGGCAGGCGACTGCGGATAGGGCCAGTGAAAGGGGAAGCGAGGGGAGCCCAGAGTTTCTCAACCTGAGCCTGGTGGGAGGGCTGCAGGGGactgggaggggagtggaggcagtgggggtgaggggaacagggaggaggtggagaagaCAGCAGGGGCAGCAGGGTAACTGGGGCAGAAGGAGCCCCCAACCCACTCCAGGGCAGGCCGGGAGTCATAAGGAGAGGGGACAACAGGAAGGGGCAACAAacggggaggaggaaagggaggcgGAGGGGCAGCGAAGTGGAGCAGGGAGGGTCGCAGTGTGAacaaggggagggggaggaagggtcaaggtggagggaggagaggggagagttAGGGAGAAACAGCTGCGGGGGAGGCACGGGGAGGAAGGTTTAGGGGTAGGGGAAGGAGTTGAAAATTAGGTAGTAGAGTCCGGGTAGTGAGCGGAGGAACAGGGAGGGTAAGGCAAGAAAGGGAGAGGGGACAGGAGGGAAGGGTAGGCCAAAGCGGTGAGAAAGGAGGGCCAGCCAGTTGGGTGGGGGAGAGGGCCGAGGCCCGGGGGCAGGAGTGCAGGGCTCTGAGGCGGGGAGAGGAGAGCCGAGGGGGGCCCAGCCCGGAGCCAGGATGCCCGCGCCGCGCACCCGGGAGCAGCCCCGCGTGCCCGGGGAGCGCCGGCCGCTGCTGCCTCGCGGCGTGCAGGGCCCTCGACGgtggcggcgggcggcgggcgcgGCGGTGCTGCTAGTGGAGATGCTGGAGCGCGCCGCCTTCTTCGGCATCACTGCCAACCTCGTGCTCTACCTAAACAGCACCAACTTCAACTGGGCGGGCGAGCAGGCGTCGCGCGCCGCGCTGGTATTCCTGGGCGCCTCCTACCTGTTGGCGCCCGTGGGCGGCTGGCTGGCCGACGTGTACCTGGGCCGCTACCGCGCGGTCGCGCTCAGCCTGCTGCTCTACCTGGCCGCCTCGGGCCTGCTGCCCGCCACCGCCTTCCCCGACGGCCGCAGCTCCTTCTGCGGAGAGATGCCCGCGTCGCCGCTGGGACCCGCCTGCCCCTCGCCCGACTGCCCGCGCGCCTCGCCCAGCCCCTACTGCGCGCCCGTCCTCTACGCGGGGCTGCTGCTCATCGGCCTGGCCGCCAGCTCCGTCCGGAGCAACCTCACCTCCTTCGGTGCCGACCAGGTGAGTGGCAGGAGGCCTGCCCCGGCCGATTCCGGCGGgtgtggagggaaggagggctGACCCCCAGCGTGACCTGGGACAAACCACGTCCCCTGCCTGCGCCTAGTTTCCTGATTTGAAAGAAGAGGGGTGCTAGCCCTTGCAGAACCGATGGCAACCGCAGTGGGAATAACCatggttatttttgtttgttggttggttttattttttgagacggggtttcactctgtcgcccaggctgcagtgcaatggcgcgatctcagctcactgcaacctcagcctcccggattcaagcgattctccctccttagcctccaaagtagctgggattacaggggcctgccaccaggcccagctaatttttttttttttaaagtagagatggagtttcaccatgttggtctcgaactcctgacctcagatgatccacctgcctccgcctcccaaagtgctgggattacaggcatgagccaccacgccggaaGGGTTGGTCGTCTTTGAGCTACTTGTAGGCCCTATGCTAAGCACTTTCACTGTTTAACTGATTTAATACTCTTCACCACCCAGGAGGTAGGAagtattatgcccattttacagagaaagacACTGAGAGGTTTCATGGCATTAATTAACTCGTCCAAGGTGACATGGAGGGTCAAGCAGTCGAGTAAGGGCAGCTGGACTCCAGGTCCCATGAGCCTCCTCTGTGTGTTATGGGGATGTGCAGGCAGGGCAGGATTGAGCCAGCCTCTTCCTACCAGCAGTGCTGGAGGTTGTCAGGCTGACTTgctcagatcccagctctgcccatCACTAGCTGAAGGCGCATGGGCAAGAACTTATTTATATCCCGAATGGGCTGCCTGGTCTTCTCCCTTAGCTCAACCTCTGAGCCTTTCTCCATTCCCCCTTGGACAGAGCATGGCACGTAGaagaaatttaataattatttgctaaatgaatgagtaaatgccCAACAACACGGCTATATTTTGATAGCTGTTCCCAGTGTAATATCAGACAATACTTTAGActaaaatgtaatattattaaaataactacATATGGTGTATATGAGCAAAAGCCAGATGCAGGACTGTATACAGATAGGACTGCAGCCATGTGGAAAGACGAGATGTCAATGAAAGGAAACGGGAGAAACATTGTCACAGTAGTATGATCAGGCCACTGGACTCATTGCACTTTCTTCTTAATTGTCTCAGTTTTTCAAATGTTCTTTGATTGCATATATTATACTCATAAAGGggacatttttcaaaaggatCATTTCATCCAGTTAGCACCCACAATTCAGCACCTAAGCAGTTTCCAGTGTCCTTGGCAAGGAGTCACTTGTCCAGCTTGTTTAGGATCCTTTGATGATGACTTTGTGCCCCCAGGACAACCCtggccatttctttttctttctatctttttttttgagatggagtctcgctctgttgcccaggctggagtgcagtggtgcgatctcagctcactgcaacctctcctcccgggttcaagcaattctccctgcctcagtctcccaagtagctgggattgtagatgcccaccaccatgttggctaattttggtatttttttagtagagatgtggttttgccatgttgaccaggctggtcttgactcctgacctcaggtgatccacctgcctcagcctctcaaagtgctgagattacaggcgtgagccactgcgaccggccAACCCTGGCCATTTCTTACTTGTTGTTGACATTCCTTCAGACTTAGAGACCCCCAATATTTGTCAATGGGAATCTCTCATCTTCCTTTAATCCTGTTATTTCGTTGATATCCCACTAGCACCCCCAACCCAGTACCCTTAACCTGTGTCCTTGACCCTGTTGACCTCCAGAGAGCCTCACCCATCCAGTACCTCCTGTGGCAGAATTGATCTTCTGGAGGCCAGGCCACTGAGCAGAGCCTCCCGTGGCACCAATAGTGATAGAAGCTCCTGTACATTCTCCCCTTGGCTGGGCATGAACTTTGGGTGGAGCAAAGGCAGGCCACAAGGCTGCCTCATGAAGTCGGGACCTGATCCCTAGGACAGTGCAGAAACACCGAAATGGTTTGAGGCAGGAATGCACATCACTGGATTTGAGGTCTTCAAAAATGACTCTGGCTGCAGTGTAGACAGCGTATGGGTTAACAAGAGCGGGTACTTCACAACAGGCAGGAAGCTGCTGCAGAATTCAGGGGGGCAGTCAGACGGGGGATGTGGGGGTGGGTGGGACTGGCACCATCTGGCAATAGCTATACCCCAGGAGCTGCGTGTTTCACACACTTGCTGATTTCAGAAAGGGCCATCCATCACTCTTGACAAAGTGTCTGCTCATTCTAAAAGAACTCATTTATATCCTGAATGGGCTTCCTGGTCTTCCCCCTTAGAGTTACAATAGTCATATTCATTTACTTCCAATTAATAAATGGAAGCGGCTGCTTCTAATGGGACCTATTCAATTTTCTACTTGAAAGTCTAGAGCGAGAATTATCAGGGAGCTGGCATGCCCCTCCCTTCCCATTGCCAAGAGGACCCCCAGAATCTCCAATGGAATGTGGTTTTAAGTGCATCCATGTGGACTATAATTTcacttttgaaaaaggaaaaataaatacttatattTTCCTCAGTGCAACTACAGAAAGTAAAGTTTGACAAAATCTCCCCAGCTAGTGGAAATTTAAATCTCTAGGTGAAAGGCAGTAACAGATCCTGAGATTTGCAGGGATATCAAAAGGGTGACTGGTTTAGCAATGTAGAGAAGCATTTAGTCTCTCCATTGAAACGGCCCCAAGTCCTcactgctttttttaaaaatgcagataccCAGGTCCTGTCCCAGACCTGCTGAGTCAGAATCTGGGACCTGGGTCTAGGAGATTTGGGAGCAGCCAGTGCAGCTAACTGGAGCCAACAGACCAGAAGGGGCCTGGGGCCTGGCGGTTGCTGATTGATCCAAATCCTGGGTAAAGATTTTCAGCCCATCTACCCTTGCTGGGaggcctgaaaaaaaaaatgcttttttcacCAGGCCAGAACTCACTCTTGGGGCTGTGCCTGGGACCACCTCTGCCGCATATCAGAGGGACAAATTGGGTGAAAGGATGAGTCACAACAGGTTTCTCTGCTTGCCTCTCTGAATTGCAGAGGAAATTCTCACTCAGACTTCTGCTCTTCCAATAATATGCATACAACATTTTTAATAATGTGCAACAAAACTGAGATCTTTATTGGCTTTTTTCTGATTACAGAAGTAATGAATAGTGTAGGTTGCTCAGTCAAAGACAAAGGGATAAATCAACCAGAAATGAACAAGTGGCATCCGAGACATCTGTTGTATGTGTTCCTCTGCGACAATAAAAAAGCAATGTGTGTCATGGGTATGCAAAAGCAGCTGGGCCAAATGTCCTGATCTTTAGCAAGTGACTCCCAAGAgaaggattcattcattcattcagcaaatatttactgagtatctgtTTAGTGATCAGAGACTAGGAAAGTGTCGGAACGCCCACCACCCACTGACCCCAAGAAGTGTCTCTGTATGAGGGAGGGGTAGGGTACAGAGAGTGCCCCGAACCCCTTTGGCCCTCACTCTCAACCCTTCCTGAATGGCAGGTGATGGATCTCGGCCGCGACGCCACCCGCCGCTTCTTCAACTGGTTTTACTGGAGCATCAACCTGGGTGCTGTGCTGTCGCTGCTGGTGGTGGCTTTTATTCAGCAGAACATCAGTTTCCTGCTGGGCTACAGCATCCCTGTGGGCTGTGTGGGCCTGGCATTTTTTATCTTCCTCTTTGCCACCCCTGTCTTCATCACCAAGCCCCCCATGGGCAGCCAAGTGTCCTCAATGCTTAAGCTCACTCTCCAAAACTGCTGCCCCCAGCTGTGGCAACGACACTTGGCCAGGTAAGGAGGGGCTCTGGGTGCCAGGAGCCTCCAAGCTTGGAGAAGCGCTGGACTGCTTCTGGGGAGGGATGGTCTGGATTGCAGATGTTCTGGTTCAGCTACAGTGATAGCTTTTTATGATGATCTGCTCTCCAGTGGGTCAGAGCTGCCCACTGTGACTGAGGACGGAGGTCaaggtagtggtggtggtggtggtggtattatTGGCATCTACGTATAGAATGTGTGAGGatggggctgggggcagtggctatctctctaagcactttgggaggctgaagctggcggctctcttgagcccgggaatttgaggccagcctgggcaacatggtgaaactcatctctacaaaaaaattacaaaaatgagtggggtgtggtggcgtgtgcctgtggtctcagctactcgggaggctgacatagAAGGATCAAtcgagtccaggaggttgaggctggagtgagccatgatggtgccactgcactccaacctgggtgacagaacagaaaaaaaaaaaaaaaaaaaaaagaaagaaagaagaaagaaaaggaagtgtgAGGATGATCGGGGTCTTGACAGTGAAGATGGTAGTAAGGATAAGGATGATGGCATTGGTATCTACACTGAAGACACAAACATTGGCAATGGGGATGACAATGGCATTAAAGGAGGGGATGAGGGATGATGGTTCCAGTGAAGGCTGTTGGGATATAATGTGAATAATTCCACATTACCCTATTACTAACCATCACAGCGTCTTAGGAAATCGACCAAACTCGCTCCCTCCCCATTAGCTGACATCCAAGGGAGGAAGGTTCTGAATGACCTTAGGTCCCATGGCTTCCTTTTGCTCCTCGCCTTCCTAAATTAACTGTCTACTTATGCTAAGCAAATCTATCTCCAGACCTTGCAACCAGTTATAGCTCCTGTCAATAGGATCTAGATGAAAAAGGTGAAGAACATGCTTTCCCCAATCTGGCATATTGCTAGAGATTTGTAAGTTGTCGGGAGCCAAGAAGTGTGGTGGTTTTCATGATCTATCACTGCCTAACAAACCACACCAGATCTTACTGATTTAAATGACCTTGTTATCTCCTCTCCCAGTTCTGAGTGACTGGGCTCAGTAGGGCAGTTCTGTTTCTCATGATGGCACTGGGGTTGCAGTCATTTGGGACCTGGAAAGGGCTGGAACATCTGAGTCTGCTCACTTACATGGCTGGCGGTCAATGTGGGCTATTGGCTGGGAACTCAGCTGGGACTATGTGGACCAGAGCACCTTGGTTCCCCTTCATGTGGTCTTACCGTGTGGCTTGAACTTCTCACAGCATCTTGTGAGGGTTGCAGGAGGAGGGAGCATTCCAAGAATGcagaagagggaagaaagcaGAAGTTACAGGTCTTCTTAAGGCCCTTAAGAGGCGCTGAAGTTCCAGACCACCACTTCTGCTTCATTCTAACAGGTCAAAGGCCTCACAGGGCCGGCAGGGAAACAATGGCAGGAAAAGTAAACTCTGCCTGTTGGTGGCAACATGGCAGCACACGCTGGGAAGGGTGGGGTTGACAGTGACTGTCTTTGAAGATGACCACACTAGTATTGTCCCTTTTGGAATCTCAAAGGACGATGCAAGGCTCTTGGACAAAAAGAGGTCAGAAAGCTCTCAGGACAAAGGGCAAAGGGTAAAGGTTGCAGCAGTGATTGATCAATCCTGTCGCCGACTGATGTTCCCTCTACCCCCACCTCTCCACTCTCTATGCCTTGTCGTGGAGGGAGAGGGTTGTCATGTTGACTGTTGAGGAGGATGGACTTGAGACAGCAAGTGGGGGGAATTTTGGTATATCAAATCTGTGACAGCATCTCTCGCTCTCAGTCAGGCTTGGACTGGGACTCCCCTGGTTCCTGTGGCAAATTGATGCTACGAGCCAAAAAATCcctccagactgttttccacagtctCTGGTCTTACTTCCCTCAGGACCCAGAGGGGCCACAGCTCTAGAGTGGAATGGGTCTTGGCTAGGCACGTTTGCAACAAAAGAGAGGATAGAATAATATTGGCAGTGGTGGTGCCAACACTGAAAAAGAGTGATGGTGATGGGAATGGAAACTGTGGAGAGGATGATTCTGCTGACAGCAGCCACCTTACTAAAGGTGATGATAGTAAGGATGCTGGCCTTGgcgatggtggtgatgatggcgaAGGTGGGGTGGAGGAGATGAGGGCACTGATTTCAGGGACATGCTGATACTGAGAGGAGGATTAAATTACAGGGTGATGGTGGGAGTGAAAACGGTGGCCGAGGTGGTGGGAAAGATTATGGctgctgtgtttgtttgtttgcttgttttttgagagggagtctggctctgttgcccaggctggagtgcagtggcacaatcttggctcactgcaacgtccgcctcccaggttcaagcaactctcctgtctcagcctcctgggttgggactacaggtgcacaccaaaacagcccggctactttttgtatttttagtagagacagggtttcaccatgttggccagactggtcttgaactcctgacctcaggtgatccacccgccttagcctcccaaagtgctgggattacaggcgtgagccaccaagccaagCCTCGACTGCTGTTTTATCTGCTGTCCCTGGGGTCCCACAGAGACCATCAAGGTGCCCGCCTGCTGCCTGACCAGAGGTCTCCCCAGCCTGGGGCTTCCCCGCAAGAGGACATCGCCAACTTCCAGGTGCTGGTGAAGATCTTGCCCGTCATGGTGACCCTGGTGCCCTACTGGATGGTCTACTTTCAGGTGAGCACCCCTCCCCTTTTTCTCTGGGGGCCTGGCTCCCCACTCACCACCTGAATGGCTTTGGTTCTCATCATAGAGGCCCAGGGCATGTGGAAAGGGGGAAAGTCTGGGAATAAAGTGAGGTGCTGCCCCGTACCAGCCAGCATGGGGCCTGGCACAAAGCCATCTCAGCAACCCAACTCCCTCGCGTGGTGTGGTAAGAGGAACTCTGGAGACGGCTTCCTCCTGCTACACCACCTGCGGGAATTGAATTACTGGGATGGCTTTGTGCCAGGCTAGGTCTTTGAATAAGTCACCTCatctctctgggcctgtttcctcaCATGTACGACGGGTGGCTTAAACGAGAGGCTTTTCCAGCTCTGCCGCATTCAGATTGTCCGACTTGGTAGCTGAGGCCTAGAGAAGTTGTGTCAGTCACCCAAGGCCCCACGGCAGGCAGGTGAGGGGCAAGCTCACAAAAGTGGGTACTTTGCAACGGTGGTTCCCCAACCTGGCTGTGCTTCAGAATCACCggcagagcttttaaaaatatgctgtgttttaaaaacagattCCAAGTCCGACCCTAGGCTATTGAATCAGAA encodes:
- the LOC105464646 gene encoding solute carrier family 15 member 3, which encodes MPAPRTREQPRVPGERRPLLPRGVQGPRRWRRAAGAAVLLVEMLERAAFFGITANLVLYLNSTNFNWAGEQASRAALVFLGASYLLAPVGGWLADVYLGRYRAVALSLLLYLAASGLLPATAFPDGRSSFCGEMPASPLGPACPSPDCPRASPSPYCAPVLYAGLLLIGLAASSVRSNLTSFGADQVMDLGRDATRRFFNWFYWSINLGAVLSLLVVAFIQQNISFLLGYSIPVGCVGLAFFIFLFATPVFITKPPMGSQVSSMLKLTLQNCCPQLWQRHLARDHQGARLLPDQRSPQPGASPQEDIANFQVLVKILPVMVTLVPYWMVYFQMQSTYVLQGLHLHIPNIFPANPSNISMALRAQGSSYTIPEAWLLLANVVVVLILVPLKDRLIDPLLLRCKLLPSALQKMALGMFFGFTSVIVAGVLEMERLHYIHHNQTVSQEIGEVLYNAAPLSIWWQIPQYLLIGISEIFASIPGLEFAYSEAPRSMQGAIMGIFFCLSGVGSLLGSSLVALLSLPGGWLHCPEDFGNINNCRMDLYFFLLAGIQAVTALLFVWIAGRYERVSQGPASHSCFSRDRG